Proteins encoded by one window of Balearica regulorum gibbericeps isolate bBalReg1 chromosome 21, bBalReg1.pri, whole genome shotgun sequence:
- the MRPS16 gene encoding small ribosomal subunit protein bS16m, whose amino-acid sequence MVQLGSRLLKGYRGGHVVIRFALGGCTNRPFYRIVAAHSRRARDGKYLEQLGCLDPLPNAHGERVAGLNLERLRHWLGCGAQLSRPAEKLLGLAGFLPLHPMTVTGAERLRRRRAQEAVAPPTDGSPGDAP is encoded by the exons ATGGTACAGCTCG GTAGCCGCCTCCTGAAGGGCTACCGCGGCGGGCATGTCGTGATCCGCTTCGCCCTCGGAGGCTGCACCAACCGGCCCTTCTACCGCATCGTGGCGGCGCACAGCAGGCGCGCCCGCGACGGGAAGTACCTGGAGCAGCTCGGTTGCCTCGACCCGTTGCCCAACGCCCACGGCGAGAGAGTGGCGGGGCTCAACCTGGAACGGCTGCGCCACTGGCTGGGCTGCGGCGCGCAGCTCTCCCGGCCCGCCGAGAAGCTCCTGG GTCTGGCGGGGTTCCTGCCGCTCCACCCCATGACGGTTACCGGAGCCGAGAggctgcggcggcggcgagcGCAGGAGGCCGTCGCCCCCCCTACGGACGGCTCGCCCGGCGACGCGCCCTGA